GATGTTGCCAGAAGAAGAGGATTTGGAGTCCAACATACTCTTTCGATTGTTCCATCCATCTACCATATAACTCGTTCAGCTTCATCATCTTTGATTAAGCTCTGCAggttcatcttcatcatcttcattggCACTCTATAACTTATTCGAGCATTATCAATTAAGCTCTTCGATTGATCCATCTGTCCACCATATAACCATGCCACCGTACCAAatggagagaggaaggaagatTGATAAGGCGGCTGTTCAAACGGTAACACAACATAGCACTGCCGCCACTATTTTCAGTAGGGACAGCTGGAGATGTCCAAGCTAAAGAGTAGTTGGCCCAATTACTCCCTCGTcgattattttctctcttctataGACCCATAAGACTGTCCCTCTTTCACCATACATTTTGacgtttatttcttttttgcagCTCCCTTGAAGTTGTCTATGTGCACTCATCTTTCATATGATTCACAACCACTGTTGGAGCCTCAAAAAATCGTGCCCCCTTGGTCACAGATATGGCCAGAGTAGAAGCAAAACGGTATGATAGGCATAGCTAAACTTGGTTCGGATTCTGTGGGGACTCTGGAAGTTGTGATGGCCAGTGCAGAAACCGTGAAGGTGCCAGTCATGGAACCTGTCATGCTGAATTCCCAGGATTCACATGCTTTAGTTACTTCCAACTGTTGACAAGAATCGCCACTGTCACAGTCCCGAGCTTTTAAGCTCCCCAATGAATCAGAAAATCTAAGGCAAACTACTAGAATAAGTCCCTTGACTGTAACTCCTGGATAAGCCATTTGTGGCACTTGCAGTGAAGGATGTGATCATATAATCGTGGGTCATCACTGATATGAAAGCTGCAGTTGTAGTTGTGTAGTAAGTGGCAGTGCTTTGTGTTTTTGCTGGGCAATGATTCATCAACAATGGACATTCAAAAGGTTTCGTCCATTACTAAGAAAGGATTTACCCATCCCTGCTCTAGGAGGACTTGCATGAGGGAAGGGTCGTTCCTTTCTTTGGCTAACAGAAAGAGAACAAGAGAATTCCTAAGGCAGTTTACTTTTCTCCGTAATATATTTTGTTAACAGTTATTTTCTCCTCAATCACCTAAATTGCAAAGCAAACACCACAATCATAATGAACCAGTTTTCTATCCCTACTTTCTTTTGTTGctcaaaacaaataaattgaAGGGTTTAAGCTCCATTTCCTCCATTCTACATCTACTTTCATTTAAGGGGACCTTCCCTTAATGATACTTCCATCAGGCTCTGAAGGTTAAGAAGATGTAGTTCAGTTGAGGTGAACCATTGTCGTCTCCTCAATCTTACTCGATCTGTTCTTGTGCATGTCTAAAGGAATACAAACTCAACTACCTAATCCCTATGCACATTCAGCAAATATCAATAAATAGAGAGTCCTCCTCCAGCATTACTTAATCTTCCAAGCACCAAAATCTACCAAGATCAATCCTCGCGCAACGCTCTTCCCTAAAAAGTGTAGCAGTTCCCAAAGATCTCAAACATTCACAGTCCCTGTTCAATCAGTAACCCAAGTCCTCTTCCACCCTCATTCTACGCTCAAACTAAGACGTCAGTTGAAGACCGGAGATGCGTCCTGCAATAACTAGTGCCTCCACATAACTCACGGCCTTCTCTTCCACCCCAACTGCAGTTACACTTGGAATGAATTACAATCAATGACAAATCAAGAGCCAAGACCCGTCCTTGTATTACAAAGTAAGAACATCATCCAACACATTATTCACCCTCAGCATCAAAACCACCATGCTTCACAGGCTATTTGACATGGAACAAGCGTGACCATCTCGTAGAGGAGAAAGAACAAGTGAATTCTGAATTCTCAACATCAACCGCTCTTAATTTTTCCCCTTTGCGTTAGAGCAAATACCAATTTATCCAATTACAACAACTAAAAAAAGCTCAATTACAAATTCAGTTGAAGAAGGAACGGAACAAAGAAGCCCTACTTCTTCTTACCCTTAGCCGACTTGCGCCGCGAGGGCACCACAATCTCGCCCTTGAGCACGGGGATCTCCATGATCTCCGACAGCTCGCCAAACTTCTTGCGGAATTTCTCGACCTGGTCGGCGTCGACGAGGACGGCCGAGCGGTTGCCGAGGTAGAAGGGGTGGTTGCCGGACCAGACGTCGACGACGTACTCCTGCTGGGTCCCGCCGGTGGTCATCACCAGCTCGCCGTTGCAGTACACCTTGGCGTCCTCGTAGAACTGCGGGTGCAGGTCCTTCTTCCTGCAGCTCACCTGCATGCGATTGCGGCTCCTCGCCGGCGATTTCGTCTGCGAGAAGGAAGATGAAAACAGAGAAAAACGGCTTTAAACGGGAAAATTTTCGAATTAAATATTAAGTTCTTGGGTTGACGTTTTACATTGTTGACGGCGAGGGATGGTGGAGAGAGATTCCGCGGGAGGAATGTGGTGGTGAGCGCCATTTTTTCGCTCACTGGTGCCGTGCGAGTGGGAATTTTTTTGTGGCtgaaggttgaagatgatgggaCTTCGGGGATTTGGATGGAGGGTGGGATAGCCAAAGTGAAGTCAAAAATTCAAAGCTTTTGTCGCTTGGATTTAGACTAATGGGCTGGGCCGTGATATTTGATTGAATCTTGGAATTGAAGATATATAAATGGAATTAAATCTGTAATTTCATCTCCTGTATTTTCCATTTATTCTGCGGTCCCTAAATACtaataaatgttcaatctattCCTTCGATTTTTTCAAACCATTAATTGATGACATGAagccgatttttttttttttgtcgaaagtaacagattttatttatttaaacatTGAGACGCTAGACCCATCTCATGGGGCGTCCTTACACAGCAAGGCCCAGAGGCCTGGAGGAGGGGAAGACAACCAGTTGGGCTGAAGCGAATTTCTCCTCTGTTCCCGCGCAGCCCAATCGGTATCTCCATTAGCAAACCGTCGGCAAAGAAGTAGGCCCACCAGCGGCAATTCTTGAAGAAGTCTTTTACAAGCCGTCAGAATCCCACGTGCTTCCCAATGAAGCTCTTCATTGTACTTGAATGTGTTCACGAGACTTTGGCAATCTGTCTCCACCGAAACCCACCCCAATTCCTTCTCTTTTATGTGCTTCAACGCTTCAAGTATAGCTAGGGTTTCCAATTGAAAACTTGTCTCCGCTCAAATAGATTTGGTGAAGCCATCTACAAGGCAGCCGGAGGAGTCTCGAACTATGTAGGTGACCGCTCCTTCCGTCGACCCCACACCGAGCGACCCATCAACGTTGATTTTCAAAGTACTCGCTACTGGAGCTTCCCACGTTTCGGGTATGTCGAGTTCCTCTGTTTTTGCTAGTTTTCTTGCTTTAATATGCAAAAAGCCCCATCTTTCGTAACTATCTTGCTGAAATCGGGCTAGATCTACCACTTTGCAAGCATCCGGCTTAGTACCTCGAAAGACAAAGTTGTTTCTCTCCTTCCAAACCTGCCAGAAGGTATTTGAGATCAATTCCAAGGACGGTTTGTTCGTATCCTTCTTTATAAATCACGCGAGCCACTCATCGATGCGTGTAACCTCCTGTGCATTCACTTGTAGGTTGATTTCCGGGTGACTCTATACCCGTATAGTCCAAGGGCAAAGAAGGTGGACATGTTCGACCATTTCCATGCTTTCTCGGCAAAGATCACAAACTAGATCAAGTaaaatctttcttttccataaatTTTCCCTAGATGGGATGGTATTTTGACAAACATTCCAGATAAAATTCTTCACTTTAGGGCTGGTCCGCATTTTCCATAGAGCATTCCATAGTTCTCTCAGTGTTTGATATGACAATGAGGGGTGTTCTATTGTAATATTGGCTATCGCTCGGTCTCTAAAGATGTTATAGCCATTTTTTACTATAAACGACCCATCCTTAGTTCCTATCcaaatcaattcatcatttACAAGTTGACGGTTGATTGGAATCGCAAGGATCTCCTGAACAGTCTATTCATCAAAGAGGTTGTTTAACAAAGGCTCATTCCATTGCTGTGCTTCAAAGTTCATTAACTTAGAAACTTGTTTTGGATCATTTCTGTTTGCTAGCCCTCCAATCAGTCCTCTCTTTAGCCATTTATCTGTTCTAATGTTGACATTTTGACCATTTCCAATCGACCATCTCACTAAATGCACTATGGCCTCCCTTCCTTGGACTaaactttgccatccccatgaaGACTTAGTACATTTATCAGTATGTCAAAAATCCTTTCGATAGAAATAGAgccttttaacaatttactcCACAAAGCATCCGGATTCTTAACTAACCTCCAAGCTTGTTTACCCAAGAGGGCCTTGTTTACCGTAAGAAGGTCTTTAAAACCCATTCCTCCCCtgtcttttcttacttttagaatttcccattttttccaatgcaaACCAGCCATTGTTTCATTGTTTTTCCACCAGAAATTAGCTACTTTATTCTCTATAGCCTTACAAACTAATActgggattttgaaaattgacatggcatattgaggCAACGCATGTACTATTGATTTCAGGAGAATTTCCTTGCTTGCTTTAGAGATAATTTGTTCCTTCTAGCCTTCCAATTTCATATTTACCCTATTTAAAATCCATGTaaacatttgctttttttttattctcctcaATCAAAAGGGATTCCAAGGTATTTCCCTGTCCTAGCAAGCTCTAGCACCCTCAACTCTCTTGTCATGGTATCCCGTAATAGTTGGGGACATTCCTTACTAAAAAAATACACTTGACTTGTTTAGGTTTACAGCTTGTCCAGAAGCATAGCAATATTGATTTATCATCTGCAAATAATAAATGAGTCAAGGTAGGACAGAACCTGTTCAGCTTTATTCCCTTTATACTCCCGTCCAATAGAGCTTTACCCATCATAGAAGATAGACTATTGGccaccaaaatgaaaagataggGAGATAACAAGTATCCTTGCCTAATCCCTCTTGTAGGAATGAAAAAAGGGAGAGGTTCACCATTAAATTTGATGTTGAAGGGAACTGTAGTGACACATTGCATGATCCAGTTAACTCATTTGGCGCAGAAACCCATTTTTAGCAAGCATCATTCTAGGAAATCCCATTCTATTCTATCATAAGCCTTCTACATGTCTAATTTTAACACcgcttgaaaatattttttccttttcctcactCTCAATTGGTGCAACACCTTCTGCACAATATAAATGTTATCTTGAATCTGTCTTCCACttacaaaagcactttgttcccCTGAAATTAGTAATGGCAGCAATCCTTTCAATCTATTTGCCAAAATCTTCGATATGATCTTATAAGCGAAATTGCAAAGGCTAATAGGGCAATATTGGTCAAATTTTTCTGGATGGGGTATCTTTGGAATTAAGGTTATGTGAGTTTTGTTTAGGGCTGGATCTAATACTCCCGATCAAAAGAAACTCCTCACTTCTTCAAAAACATCAAGATTGATAATATTCCAATGATAttgatagaaaattccatttagaCCATCTGGACCAGGAGCTTTCTGTGCACCGAATTGAAAAACAGCATCATGAACTTCTTCCAAAGTTACTTCCGCCACTAGACATGAAGCCGAGTTGGATCACTAAAAAATTAGAGCTTCAAATAATCCAATCCTTCACACCAACGAAATTTCTTCCTCCTCAACATCAGACTTCTCAAAATGCTTGGATTGATACTAGAACGAAGATGGTTGGGTTGAGGTTGATGTCGAATAGGATGATTCACATCTCAGGGTCTTGGTTGTGCAAGCaaaacatggaaaagaaaaaaaaaggaaggaagtgAAGAACGTGTGAGCATCGAGGAATTGAAAACTTTAAAGAGCTCGTGTCCGATATAGTTTGAACACTGGCTATGTTtggcagtcgggataaaattagggatatgatatgatttatcctatctTAGGTTTGGTACTCGCTCAGGACagaataaagtcggatataagggggatataggctagataaaattatcccatgtgagaggtgggataaagatagataggatttctaatgtccataataggaaaattatttttctcaaataataaacttattaaattaacaaaattgaaattatatttcaatataaataatatttgaattctaatttaagaaattaaaaataaaaagtgaaaatttatttttaattaatcttattttaatttatatattcaactttaattctatcttataataaacattcaatctataaattatatatttatgcttattatataatttaggtatttttgtattttaggtatattagtacagtttactatttgattaaattttattaaagaatgatgaaaggggattaaagaaataataaagaaaataatataaaaaagaggaaaaataagataaaaataaattaaggaatagtgttacgagagattttcaccatctctatGTACAATGATATGCCattacatgatatgatatgaatatatccgactttaatactgtGATACACCAAACAATagacatgatataaaaaaaaaaatcccaagattttatatcatatcttatctagtcctatcccgattagaaattCGGACAACCAAACGTTGCCTGGATGGATGACACGGGAAATTGCTATTGGGATATTGCTCATGATTAGGCAATTGAAGGCTTACTTCATTGAAGCAAATAGATTTGTTGTTTTCTTAGTTGATTTAGATATTTTCACCCTTTGCGTATCGATTATACCAGATCCTCCCCTGACCAAAATTTCAGAACAAAAAAAGCAAGAATTTGTACAATaatcgaagaaagaaaaagagcaagaagTGGAGATGAAGACTCAATTTGACACCTGAAGCCTTGTGGTGAAAGTGGCAGGAGTTGGACATCCGGGTAGTAATCTGGCACTGAGCACTACTGTCACTAGAGGAGAATGAAAAGAGGAGCTTTGACCATCCTAGCGCCAAGGAGCAAAAGTAGATGACATCTGAATTTAATTCATAATTCTTCCCTTCATCgacttttatttttgtggtcTATTCCATCACATTCTCTTTCCAATCCAACTTCGATTGAGCTCACACAGTTGATATGTTAATGGTAGACATATAGCGAGGAGGAGACAATAACAATAGGTCTAGTGATCATGATTCATTGCAATTGAAAATTGTTTATTAGAATGAAAATGTTAAATTCATTCAATGCTTGTGTTTCCAATGAAATTGATGTTCTTCGAATgaaaaattgttgaacttgttaagaaagaaaattcatatctaCCTCAGAACAAGCTTGGCTTGTTATATTTGACAAGGCCTTATCATATTGATCATAAATAAACTTGTAAAAGTTGAAGGACAAAAATGGGAGATACGTAAATGAGATGCATATGACTATCAAACCATTTGAGAGTGGGGATGCATATTGAAATTGCCTTTATTTAAACCTCTTTTTGGTAAACCTTCTATGAGACCCATTCTACTTAAGTAACGATCAAACGcaacaaaatttttacaaacaaaTGAGCTGTGGGAAAGCCAACTACTCAATAGTATTGAATTTACTCTTTAGCACCAACAGATCAAATGAAAATAAGGCCAACTACACTTCTTTTCAAATATTGAAGGTACcaccaaaaatgaaaacttcTTTGTCATAATGCTTCTATTATTAACAACATCATTGCCACATCTTAAATACTTTGAAAACTACAAAAAAGTAAACTCCATTTCTTAAtcttaaattcaaaaatatctTATCAACAAAAAGTATTGGAACTAATCCTACTTCGAACTCTTCAAAAAGCTACTTCTTGttaattttcctctttcttggAGATCTTGTTGATCTAATACTTTCAATATTATTCAAATGCTCCCCGACTTGTTTatgttcttcttgtttttttttgcaTGATGCCTACCTTTTgcccctagagtgccaaaagttggcacaaattgacaattaagtgtcaaaagttacgaaagtgacacttaagtgcagtctggccaaaatctagccaaaatgctgacatgtcaattttccggcgaaaCAAGTGCAAAATAGCGTCGTTTTGGTACTaacgtgataaaaaattaatataaaaattaatataattaatataaaaattaattaaattaaatttaaaattaaatttatttaaagcattttaaaataaatatacaaatattaaaaaattttaaaaaattataaaatattaaaaaatataaacaattatAAACAATTATAAAAAGGGGGAGGTGGCTGAGGGCTCACTACCTCAGCCACCTCCCCcttattcttaatttttttaattttctaaaaaattttaaaattatatattttttaatttttttaatatttgtatttgtattttaaatgttttaaataaatttagttttaaatttaatttaaataatttttatattaattttttactatgTCGCATaaaaaacaacatcgtttttgcattgtttggtcacgtcagcgtgcaaaacgacgccgttttgaaCTTACTTCATTGAAAATTGCGCACGTCAGCATTTTAGCTGgattgacatttaagtgatcaatttctctccgattttgacacttaaatgttactttcgtaacttttggcacttaagtgtcaatttgtgctaacttttgacacttgaaGCGTACTTTTGCCAAACAATTTACATGTTCGTGTATACCATAACGAAATGGAGTTGTCAAGAGAAAGAACCAAATATGGC
The window above is part of the Eucalyptus grandis isolate ANBG69807.140 chromosome 6, ASM1654582v1, whole genome shotgun sequence genome. Proteins encoded here:
- the LOC104449004 gene encoding 50S ribosomal protein L31, chloroplastic; its protein translation is MALTTTFLPRNLSPPSLAVNNTKSPARSRNRMQVSCRKKDLHPQFYEDAKVYCNGELVMTTGGTQQEYVVDVWSGNHPFYLGNRSAVLVDADQVEKFRKKFGELSEIMEIPVLKGEIVVPSRRKSAKGKKK